Proteins encoded together in one Nocardioides marinisabuli window:
- a CDS encoding lipopolysaccharide biosynthesis protein encodes MPISELSRRVSPASTRARALLRGSAGIAVAMGVMNVATYAFQMISARLLGPADYGVLAPLMALLMVVAVLQLGLQATGARRISADPEHVAQIERVVLGVTYRAALGLGALMLLLSPVVMVMLRLDDIVPALLLAVAAVPLTVMGGQAGILQGERRWLPLGMVYLGMGVPRVVVGTLCLLVSPTETAAMLGVMLAMFVPAVIGYVALRRPRDEAAHSEVHAPRPVAGEAVTASLALLAFFVLSNADIVVARNVLDDHDAGLYAAGLILTKAVLFLPQFVVVVAFPSMSTVEERRLALLRSLALVAVLGVVATLGAWLLSGLAMVFVGGQEYVDVQSRLWLFAVVGTLLAMLQLLVYSVLARQGTRSAYLVWLAVLVLVALAASTSALSSLVLVVIAVDATLFTALLALSLHRLRDPA; translated from the coding sequence GTGCCGATCAGTGAGCTCTCCCGCCGCGTGAGCCCCGCGTCGACGCGTGCGCGTGCGTTGCTGCGCGGCAGCGCCGGCATCGCGGTGGCCATGGGCGTGATGAACGTGGCCACCTACGCGTTCCAGATGATCTCGGCCCGCCTGCTCGGCCCGGCCGACTACGGCGTGCTCGCCCCGCTGATGGCGCTCCTGATGGTGGTCGCGGTACTCCAGCTGGGGCTGCAGGCCACCGGCGCCCGCCGCATCTCAGCCGACCCGGAGCACGTCGCCCAGATTGAGCGGGTCGTCCTGGGTGTTACGTACCGCGCGGCGCTCGGCCTCGGCGCGTTGATGCTGCTGCTCTCCCCCGTCGTCATGGTCATGCTCCGCCTCGACGACATCGTGCCAGCGCTGCTCCTCGCCGTCGCCGCCGTCCCGCTCACGGTGATGGGTGGCCAGGCCGGCATCCTGCAGGGCGAGCGCCGCTGGCTGCCCCTGGGAATGGTCTACCTCGGCATGGGCGTGCCGCGGGTCGTCGTCGGCACGCTGTGCCTGCTCGTCTCCCCCACCGAGACCGCCGCCATGCTGGGGGTGATGCTGGCGATGTTCGTGCCGGCCGTCATCGGCTACGTCGCGCTGCGCCGCCCGCGCGACGAGGCGGCCCACAGCGAGGTCCACGCGCCGCGGCCGGTCGCGGGCGAGGCGGTCACCGCCTCGCTGGCCCTGCTGGCCTTCTTCGTGCTCTCCAACGCCGACATCGTGGTCGCGCGCAACGTGCTCGACGACCACGACGCCGGCCTCTACGCCGCCGGGCTGATCCTCACCAAGGCGGTGCTGTTCCTGCCCCAGTTCGTCGTGGTGGTGGCCTTCCCGTCGATGTCGACGGTCGAGGAGCGCCGCCTCGCGCTGCTGCGCAGCCTCGCGCTGGTGGCCGTCCTCGGCGTCGTCGCCACGCTCGGCGCGTGGCTGCTCAGCGGCCTGGCCATGGTCTTCGTCGGCGGCCAGGAGTACGTCGACGTGCAGTCGCGCCTGTGGCTCTTCGCCGTCGTCGGCACCCTGCTGGCGATGCTCCAGCTGCTGGTCTACTCGGTGCTGGCCCGCCAGGGCACCCGCTCGGCGTACCTGGTCTGGCTGGCGGTGCTGGTGCTGGTGGCGCTCGCGGCCTCCACCAGCGCGCTGAGCTCGCTGGTGCTGGTGGTGATCGCGGTCGACGCGACCCTCTTCACCGCCCTGCTGGCGCTGAGCCTGCACCGCCTGCGCGACCCGGCCTGA
- the polA gene encoding DNA polymerase I: MPETTSPARPRLLLLDGHSLAYRAFFALPVENFSTSTGQHTNAVYGFTSMLINVLRDEQPTHVGVAFDVSRQTFRMAEYSEYKAKRAKTPGEFSSQLPLIEEVLDALRIPFLKKDGYEADDIIATLVTQALAQDPDMEVLILTGDRDSLQLVTERSTVLYPMRGVSDLARMTPEAVETKYGVPPERYPELAAIVGETSDNLPGVPGVGQGFAARWINTYDGLDNVITHADKITGKKGEALREHLGDVLRNRRLNALVRDLDLDLGPGDLALRPWDRQEVHTLFDGLEFRVLRDRLFETLSSEEVVEGDGFELEGARLAPGEVAAWLAEHAVERVGVTVQGTWRAGSGEVHSLALAADDGTAAWFDAAEVTPDDDAAVAAWLADPARPKVLHDAKGPMLALAARGWALEGLQSDTALAAYLVRPDQRSYDLADLVLRYLKRELKQGGADDGQLSLDTLDAGLDSGLEGAGDSAAHTAMLHARAVLDLAEALDGAVAEHGGTELLAKVELPLVHLLARMEATGIAVDSEHLESLESHFAGEVRAAAEAAYAVIGKEINLGSPKQLQVVLFDELAMPKTKRTKTGYTTDADALQSLYVKTEHPFLLHLLRHRDVIRLRQTIEGLLKTVASDGRIHTTFNQTIAATGRLSSTDPNLQNIPVRTEEGRRIREAFVVGEGHESLMTADYSQIEMRIMAHLSEDALLIEAFRSGRDFHSITAARVFDIPAEEVGTEERAKIKAMNYGLAYGLSAFGLGQQLGIEPAEARGLMDEYFETFGGIRDYLGGIVDEARRTGYTETIEGRRRYLPDLTSDNRQRREMAERMALNAPIQGSAADLIKIAMLRVQRAIDETGLASRMLLQVHDELVLEVAPGEREALEALVRREMGAAADLTVPLDVSVGTGRSWHEAAHEPCRARRAGRPRRFGPAQREIRAGSA, encoded by the coding sequence GTGCCCGAGACGACCTCGCCCGCCCGCCCGCGGCTGCTCCTCCTGGACGGCCACTCCCTGGCCTACCGGGCCTTCTTCGCGCTCCCGGTGGAGAACTTCTCGACCTCGACCGGTCAGCACACCAACGCGGTGTACGGCTTCACCTCGATGCTCATCAACGTGCTGCGCGACGAGCAGCCCACGCACGTGGGCGTCGCCTTCGACGTCTCGCGCCAGACCTTCCGGATGGCGGAGTACTCCGAGTACAAGGCCAAGCGGGCCAAGACCCCCGGCGAGTTCTCCAGCCAGCTGCCGCTGATCGAGGAGGTGCTCGACGCGCTGCGCATCCCGTTCCTGAAGAAGGACGGCTACGAGGCCGACGACATCATCGCCACCCTCGTCACCCAGGCCCTGGCCCAGGACCCCGACATGGAGGTGCTGATCCTCACCGGCGACCGCGACTCCCTCCAGCTGGTCACCGAGCGCTCCACGGTGCTCTACCCGATGCGCGGCGTCTCCGACCTGGCGCGGATGACGCCCGAGGCGGTCGAGACCAAGTACGGCGTGCCGCCCGAGCGCTACCCCGAGCTGGCCGCGATCGTGGGGGAGACCTCCGACAACCTGCCCGGCGTGCCGGGCGTCGGCCAGGGCTTCGCGGCCCGGTGGATCAACACCTACGACGGCCTCGACAACGTCATCACCCACGCCGACAAGATCACCGGCAAGAAGGGCGAGGCGCTGCGCGAGCACCTCGGCGACGTGCTGCGCAACCGGCGGCTCAACGCGCTGGTGCGCGACCTCGACCTCGACCTGGGTCCCGGCGACCTGGCGCTGCGGCCGTGGGACCGCCAGGAGGTGCACACGCTCTTCGACGGCCTGGAGTTCCGGGTGCTGCGAGACCGGCTCTTCGAGACCCTCAGCTCCGAGGAGGTCGTCGAGGGCGACGGCTTCGAGCTCGAGGGCGCGCGACTGGCCCCGGGCGAGGTGGCGGCCTGGCTGGCCGAGCACGCCGTCGAGCGGGTCGGGGTCACGGTGCAGGGCACCTGGCGGGCCGGCAGCGGCGAGGTGCACTCACTGGCCCTCGCAGCCGACGACGGCACGGCGGCCTGGTTCGATGCCGCGGAGGTCACGCCCGACGACGACGCGGCCGTCGCGGCCTGGCTCGCCGACCCCGCGCGGCCCAAGGTGCTGCACGACGCGAAGGGGCCGATGCTGGCGCTCGCCGCACGCGGGTGGGCGCTGGAGGGCCTGCAGTCCGACACGGCGCTCGCGGCCTACCTGGTGCGCCCCGACCAGCGCTCCTACGACCTCGCCGACCTGGTCCTGCGCTACCTCAAGCGCGAGCTCAAGCAGGGCGGCGCCGACGACGGCCAGCTGAGCCTCGACACCCTCGACGCCGGGCTCGACTCCGGTCTGGAGGGCGCCGGCGACTCGGCCGCGCACACCGCGATGCTGCACGCGCGCGCCGTGCTCGACCTCGCCGAGGCGCTCGACGGCGCGGTCGCCGAGCACGGCGGCACCGAGCTGCTGGCCAAGGTCGAGCTGCCGCTGGTGCACCTGCTGGCCCGCATGGAGGCCACCGGCATCGCCGTGGACAGCGAGCACCTCGAGTCGCTGGAGTCGCACTTCGCCGGCGAGGTGCGCGCGGCCGCGGAGGCGGCGTACGCCGTCATCGGCAAGGAGATCAACCTCGGCTCGCCCAAGCAGCTGCAGGTGGTGCTCTTCGACGAGCTGGCGATGCCCAAGACCAAGCGCACCAAGACCGGCTACACCACCGACGCCGACGCGCTGCAGTCGCTCTACGTCAAGACCGAGCACCCGTTCCTGCTGCACCTGCTGCGCCACCGCGACGTGATCCGGCTGCGCCAGACCATCGAGGGGCTGCTCAAGACCGTCGCCTCAGACGGGCGCATCCACACGACCTTCAACCAGACCATCGCGGCCACGGGTCGGCTCTCCAGCACCGACCCGAACCTGCAGAACATCCCGGTGCGCACCGAGGAGGGGCGCCGCATCCGCGAGGCCTTCGTCGTCGGCGAGGGCCACGAGTCGCTGATGACGGCCGACTACAGCCAGATCGAGATGCGGATCATGGCGCACCTCTCCGAGGACGCCCTGCTGATCGAGGCGTTCCGCTCGGGTCGCGACTTCCACTCGATCACCGCGGCGCGGGTCTTCGACATCCCCGCCGAGGAGGTCGGCACGGAGGAGCGCGCCAAGATCAAGGCGATGAACTACGGCCTGGCCTACGGGCTCTCGGCCTTCGGCCTGGGCCAGCAGCTCGGCATCGAGCCGGCCGAGGCCCGCGGGCTCATGGACGAGTACTTCGAGACCTTCGGCGGCATCCGCGACTACCTCGGGGGGATCGTCGACGAGGCGCGGCGCACCGGTTACACCGAGACCATCGAGGGCCGGCGCCGCTACCTGCCCGACCTGACCAGCGACAACCGCCAGCGCCGCGAGATGGCGGAGCGGATGGCGCTCAACGCCCCGATCCAGGGCTCGGCGGCCGACCTGATCAAGATCGCGATGCTGCGTGTGCAGCGGGCCATCGACGAGACGGGGCTGGCCTCGCGGATGCTGCTGCAGGTCCACGACGAGCTCGTCCTCGAGGTGGCCCCCGGCGAGCGGGAGGCGCTCGAGGCCCTCGTGCGCCGGGAGATGGGCGCCGCCGCCGACCTCACCGTGCCGCTCGACGTCTCGGTGGGCACCGGGCGCAGCTGGCACGAGGCCGCGCATGAGCCGTGCCGGGCGCGCCGGGCGGGCCGGCCCCGCCGGTTCGGGCCGGCTCAGCGTGAGATTCGGGCCGGGTCGGCGTGA
- a CDS encoding hotdog fold thioesterase: protein MSETGAGAGAQMDVEQYVAMMPQGMGGLNEKMGVELVEVSTERVVATMPVEGNTQPYGLLHGGASVVLAETLGSIGSALHAHPDRVAVGVDINATHHRSATSGTVTGVATPAHLGRTSATWDVVITDERGKRVCTSRITCSLVPRERVGL, encoded by the coding sequence ATGAGCGAGACGGGTGCCGGCGCCGGTGCGCAGATGGACGTGGAGCAGTACGTCGCGATGATGCCCCAGGGCATGGGCGGGCTGAACGAGAAGATGGGCGTCGAGCTCGTCGAGGTCTCCACCGAGCGGGTCGTGGCGACGATGCCGGTCGAGGGCAACACCCAGCCCTACGGCCTGCTGCACGGCGGCGCCTCGGTGGTGCTGGCCGAGACGCTCGGCTCGATCGGCTCCGCGCTGCACGCCCACCCCGACCGGGTCGCGGTCGGTGTCGACATCAACGCCACCCACCACCGCTCGGCCACCAGCGGCACCGTCACCGGTGTCGCCACCCCGGCCCACCTCGGGCGCACCAGCGCCACGTGGGACGTCGTCATCACCGACGAGCGCGGCAAGCGCGTGTGCACCTCGCGGATCACCTGCTCGCTGGTGCCGCGCGAGCGCGTCGGTCTCTAG
- a CDS encoding GNAT family N-acetyltransferase has product MSRSSITLRSASEQDALFLAELWAEHLRRGDREEQVADLERVIKEAAASPEQRLLVAEHDGRPAGAVLLRVATLSPTNLEPVVQCWTPTVVAHLRRHGVGRTLVEAAVAWAEDLGIPHVVTAASAGSRDANRFMARLALRPQAVLRVAATPAMRAKVEAQRRPATAAARRAGRCWPRGAPCAASRVPARDRRARAAPASR; this is encoded by the coding sequence ATGAGTCGGAGCTCGATCACCCTGCGTTCTGCGAGCGAGCAGGACGCGCTGTTCCTGGCCGAGCTGTGGGCCGAGCACCTGCGGCGTGGCGACCGCGAGGAGCAGGTCGCCGACCTCGAGCGGGTCATCAAGGAGGCCGCCGCCTCGCCCGAGCAGCGGCTGCTGGTCGCCGAGCACGACGGCCGCCCCGCGGGTGCGGTGCTGCTGCGCGTGGCCACGCTGAGCCCGACCAACCTCGAGCCCGTGGTGCAGTGCTGGACGCCCACGGTCGTGGCCCACCTGCGCCGCCACGGCGTGGGCCGCACCCTGGTCGAGGCCGCTGTCGCCTGGGCCGAGGACCTGGGCATCCCCCATGTGGTGACCGCCGCGTCGGCGGGCTCGCGCGACGCCAACCGGTTCATGGCCCGCCTGGCGCTGCGTCCGCAGGCCGTGCTGCGCGTGGCCGCGACGCCGGCGATGCGTGCCAAGGTCGAGGCGCAGCGCCGGCCTGCGACCGCAGCCGCTCGGCGCGCGGGCAGATGCTGGCCGCGCGGCGCTCCCTGCGCCGCCAGCAGGGTGCCGGCTAGAGACCGACGCGCTCGCGCGGCACCAGCGAGCAGGTGA
- a CDS encoding DUF554 domain-containing protein, producing the protein MNPLLLLPLPLLVPGVGTAVNVVTVLIGCVLGVLLGHRLPERTRELVTDGLGLVTLLIAATAAVEVLSPALAAEVGDSAPMLIVLGSVLLGGIAGSLLRLEQRIEGLGRWLQRRMAGGAGSVDRQRFVEGFVIASLVFCTGPLTILGSLNDGLGNGADQLFLKSVLDGFAAIAFAASFGWGVAASVLTIVVVQGGLTLAGLGLGDLLPDAHLAAVTAVGGLVLVGVALRLLRIREVAVSDLLPALLVAPLLVQVAAAVR; encoded by the coding sequence TTGAACCCGTTGCTGCTCCTGCCGCTCCCGCTGCTGGTCCCAGGAGTGGGCACGGCCGTCAACGTCGTCACAGTGCTGATCGGCTGCGTGCTCGGCGTGCTGCTGGGCCACCGGCTGCCCGAACGCACCCGTGAGCTGGTCACCGACGGGCTCGGTCTCGTCACGCTGCTGATCGCCGCGACGGCCGCGGTCGAGGTCCTCTCCCCCGCGCTGGCCGCCGAGGTGGGCGACAGCGCGCCCATGCTGATCGTGCTCGGCTCGGTCCTGCTGGGCGGGATCGCGGGGTCGCTGCTGCGCCTCGAGCAGCGCATCGAGGGGCTGGGCCGGTGGCTGCAGCGACGGATGGCCGGCGGCGCCGGCTCCGTGGACCGGCAGCGCTTCGTCGAGGGTTTCGTCATCGCCTCCCTGGTCTTCTGCACCGGGCCTCTGACGATCCTGGGCTCCCTCAACGACGGGCTCGGCAACGGCGCGGACCAGCTCTTCCTCAAGTCGGTGCTCGACGGCTTCGCCGCGATCGCGTTCGCTGCCTCCTTCGGCTGGGGGGTCGCGGCCTCGGTGCTCACCATCGTGGTCGTGCAGGGCGGGCTGACCCTGGCGGGGCTGGGGCTGGGCGACCTGCTCCCCGACGCCCACCTGGCAGCGGTCACCGCGGTGGGCGGCCTGGTGCTCGTCGGCGTGGCGCTGCGCCTGCTGCGCATCCGCGAGGTGGCGGTCTCGGACCTGCTGCCGGCCCTGCTGGTGGCTCCCCTGCTGGTGCAGGTGGCGGCGGCCGTCCGGTGA
- a CDS encoding ABC transporter substrate-binding protein yields MNRSTTSHWVKLMAGTAALGLVLTACGSEDSDTEATETETTSEASDSAAPADDEFTNDECADGSSNADTFKAGGILPLTGNLAFLGPPEVAGVGMAVSDINAAGGVNGAPACHQIEDSGDTTDLSISTASARKLIQDEASVVIGAASSSVSLNFVDRLTAAKVTQVSPANTAVDLSGYSDFYFRTAPPDGIQGNALGSLISSDGFQKIAFIVFSDTYGTGLRDVVQETVEAGGGECTYGCKGDGDEFPAGQTTFSSEVSAAVNSNPDAIVILAFDETKAIVPELASTGWDMSATYFSDGNTADYSEDFEEGTLTGAQGTIPGADAAQDFKDRLVAWNEFAFGDGLTDFAYAAESYDATILAALAAYKGGATDSETVQQNFAAVSGATDGEECTSYAECTEMLDEGNEIRYVGPSGIGPIDEENDPSSAFVGIYTFNDQNKNELTATVEGQKQS; encoded by the coding sequence GTGAATCGATCGACGACATCCCACTGGGTCAAGCTCATGGCCGGCACCGCCGCCCTCGGCCTGGTGCTGACCGCCTGCGGTTCGGAGGACTCCGACACGGAGGCCACCGAGACCGAGACCACCAGCGAGGCGAGCGACTCGGCGGCTCCTGCTGACGACGAGTTCACCAACGACGAGTGCGCCGACGGCTCCTCGAACGCTGACACCTTCAAGGCCGGCGGCATCCTGCCGCTGACCGGCAACCTCGCGTTCCTCGGCCCGCCCGAGGTCGCCGGCGTCGGGATGGCCGTCTCCGACATCAACGCCGCCGGTGGCGTCAACGGCGCGCCGGCCTGCCACCAGATCGAGGACTCCGGTGACACCACCGACCTGTCCATCAGCACCGCCTCGGCGCGCAAGCTGATCCAGGACGAGGCCTCGGTCGTCATCGGCGCGGCCTCCTCCAGCGTCTCGCTGAACTTCGTGGACCGCCTCACCGCCGCCAAGGTCACCCAGGTCTCCCCCGCGAACACCGCGGTCGACCTGAGCGGCTACAGCGACTTCTACTTCCGCACCGCCCCGCCGGACGGCATCCAGGGCAACGCCCTCGGTTCGCTGATCTCCTCCGACGGCTTCCAGAAGATCGCCTTCATCGTCTTCTCCGACACCTACGGCACGGGTCTGCGTGACGTGGTCCAGGAGACCGTCGAGGCCGGCGGTGGCGAGTGCACCTACGGCTGCAAGGGCGACGGCGACGAGTTCCCGGCCGGTCAGACGACCTTCTCCTCGGAGGTCTCCGCGGCCGTCAACTCCAACCCCGACGCGATCGTGATCCTCGCCTTCGACGAGACCAAGGCCATCGTGCCCGAGCTCGCCTCGACCGGTTGGGACATGTCGGCGACCTACTTCTCCGACGGCAACACCGCCGACTACTCGGAGGACTTCGAGGAGGGCACCCTCACCGGCGCCCAGGGCACCATCCCCGGTGCCGACGCGGCCCAGGACTTCAAGGACCGCCTGGTCGCCTGGAACGAGTTCGCCTTCGGTGACGGCCTGACCGACTTCGCGTACGCCGCCGAGTCCTACGACGCCACCATCCTCGCGGCCCTCGCGGCCTACAAGGGCGGTGCGACCGACTCCGAGACCGTGCAGCAGAACTTCGCTGCCGTGTCGGGCGCCACCGACGGCGAGGAGTGCACCTCCTACGCCGAGTGCACCGAGATGCTCGACGAGGGCAACGAGATCCGCTACGTCGGCCCCTCGGGCATCGGCCCGATCGACGAGGAGAACGACCCGTCCTCCGCGTTCGTCGGCATCTACACCTTCAACGACCAGAACAAGAACGAGCTGACCGCCACGGTCGAGGGCCAGAAGCAGTCCTGA
- a CDS encoding ABC transporter ATP-binding protein, protein MTTQTNAELPPGVPAGSRPVVEAKDLVAGYLPGVNILNGCSLTAYPGEMIGIIGPNGAGKSTLLKAMFGLVKIHSGTVHLGERDITNMRANQLVQMGVGFVPQTENVFPSLTIQENLRMGIFLRPKKLRERLDAMWDLFPNLHERKDRSAGALSGGERQSLAMARALMMEPSVLLLDEPSAGLSPVRQDETFIRTRQINKTGVCVVMVEQNARRCLQVCDRGYVLDQGRDAYTGGGRELANDPKVIELYLGTLAKEVGKE, encoded by the coding sequence ATGACCACCCAGACGAACGCCGAGCTGCCGCCGGGCGTGCCTGCCGGCTCGCGGCCCGTGGTCGAGGCCAAGGACCTGGTCGCCGGGTACCTGCCCGGCGTCAACATCCTCAACGGGTGCAGCCTCACCGCCTACCCCGGCGAGATGATCGGCATCATCGGCCCCAACGGTGCCGGCAAGTCGACCCTGCTCAAGGCGATGTTCGGGCTGGTGAAGATCCACTCCGGCACCGTGCACCTCGGCGAGCGCGACATCACCAACATGCGCGCCAACCAGCTGGTGCAGATGGGCGTCGGCTTCGTGCCGCAGACGGAGAACGTCTTCCCGTCGCTGACCATCCAGGAGAACCTGCGGATGGGGATCTTCCTGCGCCCCAAGAAGCTCCGCGAGCGCCTCGACGCGATGTGGGACCTGTTCCCCAACCTGCACGAGCGCAAGGACCGCAGCGCCGGCGCCCTGTCGGGTGGCGAGCGGCAGTCCCTGGCCATGGCCCGCGCCCTGATGATGGAGCCGTCGGTGCTGCTGCTCGACGAGCCCTCCGCCGGCCTCTCGCCGGTGCGCCAGGACGAGACGTTCATCCGCACCCGCCAGATCAACAAGACCGGCGTGTGCGTGGTCATGGTCGAGCAGAACGCACGCCGCTGCCTGCAGGTCTGCGACCGCGGCTACGTGCTCGACCAGGGCCGTGACGCCTACACCGGCGGCGGCCGCGAGCTGGCCAACGACCCCAAGGTCATCGAGCTCTACCTGGGCACGTTGGCCAAGGAGGTCGGCAAGGAGTAG
- a CDS encoding ABC transporter ATP-binding protein — translation MSEPTTNPHATATATGPGGLADPAERRALMSGVVQEPGAAKPDPILTVDRITRHFGGITAVDVEHLEVQRGLITALIGPNGAGKTTFFNLITGFDKPSSAGKGAHWSFNGAKLDKTSAPKVAKAGMVRTFQLTKALSRMTVMDNMMLGAKDQTGESLAKAMFKPLWHSQEGEVRAKAEELLARFKLLEKKDDYAGSLSGGQRKLLEMARALMTDPTMIMLDEPMAGVNPALTQSLLGHIQSLRDEGMTVLFVEHDMHVVQHISDWVVVMAEGRIVAEGPADTVMANPAVIDAYLGAHHDTDLGDDDLLSDEVVKELHHEADEEEAARRDADKGKR, via the coding sequence ATGTCTGAGCCCACGACCAACCCGCACGCGACCGCCACGGCCACCGGCCCTGGAGGCCTCGCGGACCCGGCCGAGCGTCGGGCCCTGATGAGCGGCGTCGTCCAGGAGCCGGGCGCGGCCAAGCCCGACCCGATCCTGACCGTCGACCGCATCACCCGGCACTTCGGTGGCATCACCGCCGTCGACGTCGAGCACCTCGAGGTCCAGCGCGGCCTGATCACCGCGCTGATCGGCCCCAACGGCGCCGGCAAGACGACGTTCTTCAACCTCATCACCGGCTTCGACAAGCCCTCGTCGGCCGGCAAGGGCGCCCACTGGTCCTTCAACGGGGCCAAGCTCGACAAGACCTCGGCGCCCAAGGTGGCCAAGGCGGGCATGGTGCGCACCTTCCAGCTCACCAAGGCGCTGAGCCGGATGACGGTGATGGACAACATGATGCTGGGGGCCAAGGACCAGACCGGCGAGAGCCTGGCCAAGGCCATGTTCAAGCCGCTGTGGCACTCCCAGGAGGGCGAGGTGCGGGCCAAGGCCGAGGAGCTGCTGGCCCGCTTCAAGCTGCTGGAGAAGAAGGACGACTACGCGGGCAGCCTCTCCGGCGGTCAGCGCAAGCTCCTCGAGATGGCCCGGGCGCTGATGACCGACCCGACCATGATCATGCTCGACGAGCCGATGGCCGGCGTGAACCCGGCCCTGACCCAGTCGCTGCTCGGCCACATCCAGAGCCTGCGCGACGAGGGCATGACCGTGCTGTTCGTCGAGCACGACATGCACGTCGTGCAGCACATCTCCGACTGGGTCGTGGTGATGGCCGAGGGCCGCATCGTCGCCGAGGGGCCGGCCGACACGGTGATGGCCAACCCCGCGGTGATCGACGCCTACCTCGGCGCGCACCACGACACCGACCTGGGCGACGACGACCTGCTCAGCGACGAGGTCGTCAAGGAGCTGCACCACGAGGCCGACGAGGAAGAGGCGGCCCGACGGGACGCGGACAAGGGGAAGCGATGA
- a CDS encoding branched-chain amino acid ABC transporter permease, protein MNEFLGILDAVVGEAISPDTAAVAIAVIGLNIHFGFTGLLNIGQAGYMLLGAYGMAISITYDIPLAVAVLIGLVVSVLFSLILGLPTLKLRGDYLAIVTISAAEIIRYTGRLAAFEDFTGGSQGIFGKDYQGPFMDLSFFGSGSFDLLPLNYRDAGGGAALRVVGLLVAVAAIAGIVVIAKRMKAADGEAPKVGTTATPKLIMAALGVVLFLALFFSFPQTEPRTSVDGWWVRVVAWSLVGVSCLIVFLLVRSPWGRLLRGIREDEEAMRSLGKNVFAIKMQALIIGGMFGALGGMVYVLTGSVQADSMGRQLTFFAYTALLLGGAATIFGPVLGSIIFFSARILVRELSGAYVPNSIMSTQQTEQFSYVVVGVALVLLVIFRPQGILGNKRELRFHV, encoded by the coding sequence ATGAACGAGTTCCTCGGAATCCTCGATGCCGTGGTCGGCGAGGCCATCTCGCCCGACACCGCGGCGGTCGCCATCGCCGTCATCGGCCTGAACATCCACTTCGGCTTCACCGGCCTGCTCAACATCGGCCAGGCCGGCTACATGCTGCTCGGTGCCTACGGCATGGCCATCTCGATCACCTACGACATCCCGCTGGCCGTCGCCGTGCTGATCGGGCTGGTCGTCTCGGTGCTGTTCTCGCTGATCCTGGGTCTGCCCACGTTGAAGCTACGAGGCGACTACCTGGCCATCGTGACGATCTCGGCGGCGGAGATCATCCGCTACACCGGCCGGCTGGCCGCGTTCGAGGACTTCACCGGTGGTTCGCAGGGCATCTTCGGCAAGGACTACCAGGGTCCCTTCATGGACCTGTCCTTCTTCGGCAGCGGCAGCTTCGACCTGCTGCCCCTGAACTACCGCGACGCCGGCGGCGGCGCGGCCCTCCGGGTCGTGGGCCTGCTGGTGGCCGTGGCCGCGATCGCCGGCATCGTGGTGATCGCCAAGCGGATGAAGGCGGCTGACGGCGAGGCCCCCAAGGTGGGCACCACCGCCACCCCGAAGCTCATCATGGCCGCCCTCGGCGTGGTGCTGTTCCTGGCGCTGTTCTTCTCCTTCCCGCAGACCGAGCCCCGCACCAGCGTGGACGGCTGGTGGGTGCGCGTCGTCGCCTGGTCGCTGGTCGGCGTCTCGTGCCTCATCGTCTTCCTGCTGGTGCGCAGCCCCTGGGGCCGCCTCCTGCGCGGCATCCGCGAGGACGAGGAGGCCATGCGCAGCCTCGGCAAGAACGTGTTCGCGATCAAGATGCAGGCGCTCATCATCGGCGGCATGTTCGGTGCGCTCGGCGGCATGGTCTACGTGCTGACCGGTTCGGTGCAGGCCGACTCGATGGGTCGCCAGCTGACGTTCTTCGCCTACACCGCACTGCTGCTCGGTGGCGCCGCGACGATCTTCGGCCCGGTCCTGGGCTCGATCATCTTCTTCTCCGCCCGCATCCTGGTGCGCGAGCTGTCGGGCGCCTACGTGCCCAACAGCATCATGAGCACCCAGCAGACCGAGCAGTTCTCCTACGTCGTCGTCGGTGTGGCGTTGGTGCTGCTGGTGATCTTCCGACCACAAGGCATCCTTGGTAACAAGAGAGAGCTGCGCTTCCATGTCTGA